The genomic DNA GGACCGATATCGAAAAGGAGAATACGGGAAGCAGGAATAACTGCACCAAACAGGACTGCGGCAAGGAGTGCCATCAGGATCGCGTCCCGGTTGGCAGGTTGCATGATAAGTTATAGTATTTGAGATCAGATAAGCTCTATCCAGCCTAATTTTTCCGAATACCCAATCTAAAATAATTATTTCTAATTGAATACCTTTTCGGATATTCGAAGCATCTCCAATGGCATGCACGTACCGATATCTTTTTAAGAAAATTTTTCCTGAATCCACATATTACTAATATATAGTTTGAGAACAATCCATATATTACTAATATATGGATCCGTTCTCACATCACAATCTTGAAACCGTCCTGATCAACCAGATTCAGCGGTTTAAAAATTCAAGCCCGGGAATACAAAGAAGAATTGACTTTTCACAGTATGTGAACCACCCTCAAATAATTGTAATTACCGGGGTTCGAAGATGTGGGAAATCCACCCTATTGAGACAAATCGCGGACTATTTTTCTTCGTATTTGTATGTTAACCTGGATGATGAAAGATTTGCAGGGATGGGAATTCATCATCTTACTGAAATAATGACAATATTTGAAGAGAATAATCCAGGTGTTCGAACCATTTTCCTTGATGAAATTCAAAACATTCCAGAATGGGAGAGGTTTGTCAGGAGGATTCATGATGACGGATATCAGATTTTTCTTACCGGATCGAATGCGCAACTCCTGAGTTCAGAACTTGGAACCCGCCTTACTGGCAGATATGTTACCATATCACTCTGGCCATTCAGATTTGATGAATATTGTAATGGTTTGGGTGTGACGGAATTTCCACGAGGATCACAGGCTGAAGCAGAAGTTCAACGATTATGTGTAAAATATCTGGAAGAGGGGGGATTTCCTGGTTTTCTGCAATATAAGGATCCGGAGATATTACATCAGATTTTTGAAGGCATTATCTATCGTGACATAATCGTCCGGTATGGAATTCGCGAAATTCTTCCCTTTCGTGAATTGTGCAGATACCTCTATTCTAATCTGACTCGAGAGGCTTCATATCAATCTCTGGCAAAATCTATTGGCGTAAAAAATGCGATGACTATCCGGTCATGGATTGGATATCTTCAGGACTCCTTTCTCATATCTGAATGCTTTAGGTTTGATTATACACTCCGTCGTCAGCATGCATATCAGAAAAAGATGTATGGGGTTGATACCGGCCTTCGAAACACTGTATCATTCAGATTTTCAGGAGATACCGGATTGTTGTTTGAACAGGCGGTGTGGATGGAATATTCAAGCCGTGGGCATGAACTGTTCTGGTTTAAAGCGGACGGGGAATGTGATTTCTTAACTTTTAACCAGGGGAAGATCACCACCTGTATTCAGGCATGTACTGAATTGACCGTGGAAAACCAGGAAAGGGAGATATCCGGATTGCTGGAAGCCATGAAAGAGACGCAATGTGATAATGGAATTATTCTGACAATGCGACAATATCAGGACATGATTATCGATGGAACTCCGATAAAGATCCGCCCGTTTTGGAATGAAGTTCTATCTAAAAGCCAGTTAATACGAAAGTCAACGTGGTAAGTTCTTATCATCAAATTAAAAAAGAAAAAAAGAAGAGTATCTCGTTATGATACCGGAGCATCAGTCGGGGCTATGGTATTACTCACTGTCGGAACTGGCCGGGGTTTATAGGTTGTAGTCGGAGCCGGGGTTGGTTTCTGGTTTTCAACTTCACAGAGTTCATTTACTGAGGGATGAAGTGGTATCACTGATGCGGCAATTGCGGTAAACTCTTCTGTCTTTGCTTTTGCATCCTCCATGGTCTCATACGAACCAAAGACTGCCACGACATTTCCATCGATCAGTCTTAAGAAGAGATTTGACGTCTTTCCATCAGAATATTTCCCATACTGGGTAACCGTATCGTTGCCAAATTCAGGTTCTGAAAGGGTTGCAATACCTGTTTTTGCATTAAATTCATCAAGGTTGACTTTCAGGTTCTCCTCCATTACCTTGGAACAATTCATATTCTGATATACCTGGATTGAGATCACATTGGTAATATCATTGTTGTCCATAACGCCGGTCGCCATTCCTGCATAGGAGTTGACCGCAAAATTAGACCAGTCGGCGGGTAATTTCACTACGAACTGGTCGTTGATTGTCTGGTTGGCGGATGATCCGGACTCGGCTGCAGAGACTGGGATAAGGACTGCAGCAATTAAAAGGCAAAAACAACTGCATAATCGAAATAGATCCATACTATCACGTACGGTTCATACGATTATGAATTTTCTGGTCAGAGAAACAATACCCCCCTGTCATACTATAGAGAACCTCTCCATCACTCCTTACTCAGCTCCATTAAGGGCATCTGCATCAAAATACCCTCCTTTTGTCATGGAAACCAGCTGATCTATAAAAGCAGACGGGAAAACATCAAGTTCAAGAAAGATATGTGCAGCAAATTCTAGAAATCCCAGCGGGTTGGCAGTTATAATGCCCTTGTCAGAGATGGACGGTGAGGGAGTGTAGTACTGTTCGCCCTGGTATTGTGGTGCATGGGCCTTCAGCCACTCGTTTCCTGCACTTGTATGCCGTACGTCATCAAGAAAACCATGCCTGGCAAGAAATAAGGTCCCCCCACAGATGGCTGCCACCGGGATCTGTGCCTGAGTACACCGGGATATAAGGGATGCCAGCTGATCAGGATCCTCCTTCTCATAATATATTGAACCGGGAAGGATTACCATGGCAACATCATCAATGTTCACGTTATCAACTGAAAAATCCGGAACAAGGGTCAGTCCCCCAACGGACCGCACCGGCTCTTGTGTTACTCCAAAGGTGCGAACCGGGTAACTATTGTTTTTGGGGATGTCGGTATACTGATCTGACAGCAATGATATTGTATACGCAGGTTCCCAGTCTGCCATACCGGGACAAAGAAAGAGAAAAACACTTTTTGATGTTGTCATTGAGATCTATAGTAATCTGCACACAGATCATGTACCCATTGTCATTCCCCGATGTTTGATACTCCCTCCTATTCAGAAATTGTGTCCGCGATCTGATCCTCGATCTAGAAACACAAAACAAAAACAGAGACAAAATCATGTGGATTAGATTTTTAGCGTCAAAACAAATCATTTGCGATACCGGAGTCAATTGAGACCTCCTGAATCATTCACTATACCAAACAAATCCAGGATTTAATTTAATCTTCTCTTTTATCTCCAAATTACCGATTCATTAGTATTATTTATTATTTCTTGATAACACTAATTTTATATATACGTACATAAAAATTTAGATAATACTAAAAATTAGGTGACTCATGTCCACGGTTACTGTTGAACAACTCCTCCCTGGCACATCAGGAATTATTTCATCAATCCAGGGAGAACCGGCTATTCGCCGAAGATTAATGGAAATGGGCGTTCTGCCAGGTTCTGAAATTACTCTAATGAAATGGGCACCGCTTGGAGATCCTGCCGAATGCAACATTCGTGGGTACAAGCTCTCCCTCCGAAGGGCAGAAGCGGCCTTGATAACCGTTGAACCAAAGAAGGGGAAGTGAATGAGCAATGGTTCCTCTTAGCCTTACAAAGAGCGGTGAAAAGGTTATAGTCAGGTCAATCTGTGGGACCGGCCACCTGGCAAAAACTTTGGGCCAACTCGGAATCATTATCGGAATCGAACTTACGATCATTCAAAAAGCAAAAGAATCGGTAATTGTCCGGATAGGAGAGAGCAGATACGCTCTTGGAGCCGGAGCGGCCAGTATGGTTCTCGTTGAACCACTTTAAAGATGACATTATGAAAGATATTCGTATATTACTTGCAGGAAACCCGAATGTGGGGAAAACGACCCTGTTTAACAGCCTATGCGGGGTACATCAGCACACCGGGAATTATCCTGGAGTGACGGTTGAGATAAAGACAGGAAAACGTCAGATGAATGAACACTCAATCATTGTATCTGACCTTCCCGGAACCTATAGTCTGTCAGCATTTACTCCGGATGAACAGGTTGCCCGTGATGCACTCCTGACATCTGGTCCAGATGCAGTGGTCCAGATCATTGATGCCACAAACATTGAGAGAAACCTGTTTTTAACCACACAACTGATGGAAATCGGACTTCC from Methanospirillum hungatei JF-1 includes the following:
- a CDS encoding FeoA family protein; this translates as MVPLSLTKSGEKVIVRSICGTGHLAKTLGQLGIIIGIELTIIQKAKESVIVRIGESRYALGAGAASMVLVEPL
- a CDS encoding FeoA family protein, which gives rise to MSTVTVEQLLPGTSGIISSIQGEPAIRRRLMEMGVLPGSEITLMKWAPLGDPAECNIRGYKLSLRRAEAALITVEPKKGK
- a CDS encoding ATP-binding protein, producing the protein MDPFSHHNLETVLINQIQRFKNSSPGIQRRIDFSQYVNHPQIIVITGVRRCGKSTLLRQIADYFSSYLYVNLDDERFAGMGIHHLTEIMTIFEENNPGVRTIFLDEIQNIPEWERFVRRIHDDGYQIFLTGSNAQLLSSELGTRLTGRYVTISLWPFRFDEYCNGLGVTEFPRGSQAEAEVQRLCVKYLEEGGFPGFLQYKDPEILHQIFEGIIYRDIIVRYGIREILPFRELCRYLYSNLTREASYQSLAKSIGVKNAMTIRSWIGYLQDSFLISECFRFDYTLRRQHAYQKKMYGVDTGLRNTVSFRFSGDTGLLFEQAVWMEYSSRGHELFWFKADGECDFLTFNQGKITTCIQACTELTVENQEREISGLLEAMKETQCDNGIILTMRQYQDMIIDGTPIKIRPFWNEVLSKSQLIRKSTW
- a CDS encoding type 1 glutamine amidotransferase family protein, which translates into the protein MTTSKSVFLFLCPGMADWEPAYTISLLSDQYTDIPKNNSYPVRTFGVTQEPVRSVGGLTLVPDFSVDNVNIDDVAMVILPGSIYYEKEDPDQLASLISRCTQAQIPVAAICGGTLFLARHGFLDDVRHTSAGNEWLKAHAPQYQGEQYYTPSPSISDKGIITANPLGFLEFAAHIFLELDVFPSAFIDQLVSMTKGGYFDADALNGAE